A part of Pungitius pungitius chromosome 15, fPunPun2.1, whole genome shotgun sequence genomic DNA contains:
- the mapre2 gene encoding microtubule-associated protein RP/EB family member 2 isoform X2, which translates to MAVNVYSTSITQETMSRHDITAWVNDLVSLNYTKVEQLSSGAAYCQFMDLLFPGCISLKKVKFQAKLEHEYIHNFKLLQASFKRMNVDKIIPVEKLVKGRFQDNLDFIQWFKKFFDANYDGKEYDPVAARQGQDAIPPPDPGEQIFNLPKKSHHAASSPTAGASRSSSTTPKIATPTSRPSSAKKIPTIATPIPAKGEKELEAQVTHLTEQMETLKSALEGVEKERDYYFSKLREVELLCQDQGEENAPFVDQLMEVLYATDEQEGAELAEGDGQEVDQQAHEEAPNDQQEEQDEY; encoded by the exons ATGGCGGTCAACGTATATTCTACCTCAATAACCCAGGAGACTATGAGCAGGCATGACATCACTGCCTGGGTCAACGATCTCGTCAGTCTCAACTACACGAAAGTGGAGCAGCTCTCCTCAG GAGCTGCGTATTGCCAGTTCATGGATCTGCTCTTCCCCGGCTGCATCAGTCTTAAGAAGGTCAAGTTTCAAGCTAAATTGGAGCACGAGTACATTCACAATTTCAAACTGCTGCAGGCCTCCTTCAAACGGATGAATGTGGACAAG ATTATTCCTGTAGAGAAACTGGTCAAAGGCAGATTTCAGGACAATCTCGATTTCATCCAGTGGTTTAAGAAGTTCTTTGATGCCAATTACGACGGTAAAGAGTACGACCCAGTTGCAGCCAGACAGGGTCAGGATGCCATTCCCCCACCTGACCCCGGTGAGCAGAtcttcaacctgccaaagaagTCCCACCATGCAGCCAGCTCCCCTACTGCAG GAGCGTCACGGTCGAGCTCTACGACTCCCAAAATCGCAACCCCGACATCCAGACCTTCGTCTGCCAAAAAGATCCCTACAATTGCGACACCGATTCCTgccaaaggagagaaagaactGGAAGCACAGGTCACTCATCTTACCGagcag ATGGAGACATTAAAGTCGGCACTGGAAggagtggagaaggagagggactACTACTTCAGCAAGCTGCGAGAGGTGGAGCTGCTGTGCCAGGACCAGGGGGAGGAAAACGCACCGTTTGTCGATCAGCTGATGGAGGTCCTTTACGCTACAGACGAACAG gagGGAGCAGAGCTGGCTGAGGGCGACGGACAGGAAGTGGACC
- the mapre2 gene encoding microtubule-associated protein RP/EB family member 2 isoform X1 produces MPGPTEALSPNGENNNDIVPDNGTNIIPYRKNTVRGERAYSWGMAVNVYSTSITQETMSRHDITAWVNDLVSLNYTKVEQLSSGAAYCQFMDLLFPGCISLKKVKFQAKLEHEYIHNFKLLQASFKRMNVDKIIPVEKLVKGRFQDNLDFIQWFKKFFDANYDGKEYDPVAARQGQDAIPPPDPGEQIFNLPKKSHHAASSPTAGASRSSSTTPKIATPTSRPSSAKKIPTIATPIPAKGEKELEAQVTHLTEQMETLKSALEGVEKERDYYFSKLREVELLCQDQGEENAPFVDQLMEVLYATDEQEGAELAEGDGQEVDQQAHEEAPNDQQEEQDEY; encoded by the exons ATGCCCGGTCCCACCGAAGCCCTTTCCCCAAATGGAGAGAATAACAACGACATCGTCCCGGACAACGGAACCAACATCATTCCTTACAGGAAAAATACAGTGCGAGGAGAGCGCGCCTACAG TTGGGGGATGGCGGTCAACGTATATTCTACCTCAATAACCCAGGAGACTATGAGCAGGCATGACATCACTGCCTGGGTCAACGATCTCGTCAGTCTCAACTACACGAAAGTGGAGCAGCTCTCCTCAG GAGCTGCGTATTGCCAGTTCATGGATCTGCTCTTCCCCGGCTGCATCAGTCTTAAGAAGGTCAAGTTTCAAGCTAAATTGGAGCACGAGTACATTCACAATTTCAAACTGCTGCAGGCCTCCTTCAAACGGATGAATGTGGACAAG ATTATTCCTGTAGAGAAACTGGTCAAAGGCAGATTTCAGGACAATCTCGATTTCATCCAGTGGTTTAAGAAGTTCTTTGATGCCAATTACGACGGTAAAGAGTACGACCCAGTTGCAGCCAGACAGGGTCAGGATGCCATTCCCCCACCTGACCCCGGTGAGCAGAtcttcaacctgccaaagaagTCCCACCATGCAGCCAGCTCCCCTACTGCAG GAGCGTCACGGTCGAGCTCTACGACTCCCAAAATCGCAACCCCGACATCCAGACCTTCGTCTGCCAAAAAGATCCCTACAATTGCGACACCGATTCCTgccaaaggagagaaagaactGGAAGCACAGGTCACTCATCTTACCGagcag ATGGAGACATTAAAGTCGGCACTGGAAggagtggagaaggagagggactACTACTTCAGCAAGCTGCGAGAGGTGGAGCTGCTGTGCCAGGACCAGGGGGAGGAAAACGCACCGTTTGTCGATCAGCTGATGGAGGTCCTTTACGCTACAGACGAACAG gagGGAGCAGAGCTGGCTGAGGGCGACGGACAGGAAGTGGACC